One Cicer arietinum cultivar CDC Frontier isolate Library 1 chromosome 8, Cicar.CDCFrontier_v2.0, whole genome shotgun sequence DNA segment encodes these proteins:
- the LOC101514858 gene encoding F-box protein At5g67140 — protein MELEAHIDRLPIDLLAHIFVLFTSFTDLAQASRVCKRWKQGVKQSLASKQNLSFAGWKMDDDSTSRLVSHAYNIRKLDIPRSRWSCQITDAGLIRISLTKCVCNLTSISLWGLTGITDEGVVQLISRTRSLRHLNVGGTFITDESLFAIARSCPKIETIVLWSCRHITENGLIALVDQCLKLKSMNVWGTRVPVDCLNNLLIMSPNLQIKI, from the exons ATGGAACTTGAGGCTCATATTGATCGTTTGCCCATTGACTTGTTGGCtcatatttttgttcttttcacTTCCTTCACTGATTTAGCCCA GGCAAGCAGGGTTTGCAAGAGATGGAAACAAGGTGTGAAGCAGTCTTTGGCGAGTAAACAAAATCTTAGCTTTGCTGGTTGGAAGATGGATGATGATTCCACCTCTCGTCTTGTTTCTCATGCTTATAATATCAGAAAACTTGATAT aCCAAGGAGCCGCTGGAGTTGTCAAATAACTGATGCTGGACTTATAAGAATATCATTGACAAAGTGTGTCTGCAATCTCACATCCATATCATTATGGGGTTTGACTGGCATCACAGATGAAGGAGTTGTTCAACTG ATATCCAGAACTAGGTCTTTACGACATCTGAATGTTGGCGGTACATTTATCACAGATGAATCTCTATTTGCCATTGCAAGAAGTTGCCCAAAAATTGAG ACCATTGTTCTGTGGAGCTGTCGTCACATAACTGAGAATGGACTTATTGCCCTAGTTGATCAATGCCTCAAGCTCAAATCAATGAATGTATGGGGAACAAGAGTTCCTGTGGACTGCCTTAACAATTTACTTATCATGAGtccaaatcttcaaataaaaatctaa
- the LOC101515182 gene encoding PI-PLC X domain-containing protein At5g67130-like, giving the protein MKFPYQMQRKCTSHHHQIPLSVILIFSFFILTFSTACFNGNCQPCSAATDCGPGLYCGHCPGLGRTQPVCTRGQATLVTSIVNGLPFNKYSWIMTHNSFSIMDAPSLNGVQRLTFYNQEDTVTNQLRNGVRGLMLDMYDFENDIWLCHSFQGQCFNFTAFQPAIKTLEEVESFLTENPMEIVTIVIEDYVRTPNALINLFRNAGLDKYWFPLSDMPKGGEDWPTITQMVQENRRLLVFTSDASKEAEEGIAYQWRYMVENESGDPGVQRGSCPHRKESKPLNSRSASLFLQNYFPTYPVEADSCRENSGPLADMVNTCYKNAGNMLPNFIAVNFYMRSNGGGVFDIVDRINGHTLCGCSTITTCQEGAPFGSCKNISVPSLSPMTNTAGSFTGSVQFSRRSTSPLHSPNCSLFLLFYFLLTAVLLQFP; this is encoded by the exons ATGAAATTCCCTTACCAAATGCAGAGAAAGTGCACCTCTCATCATCATCAGATACCTCTTAGCGTCATTCTTATCTTCTCTTTCTTCATCCTCACCTTTTCCACCGCTTGCTTCAACGGGAATTGCCAG CCATGTTCTGCTGCTACAGATTGTGGCCCAGGCCTTTATTGTGGCCATTGCCCTGGTTTAGGTAGGACTCAACCTGTTTGCACTAGAGGCCAAGCCACTCTTGTAACATCCATT GTGAATGGGTTGCCCTTCAACAAATACTCATGGATCATGACACATAATTCATTTAGCATCATGGATGCACCTTCTTTGAATGGCGTTCAAAGACTTACTTTTTACAATCAAGAAGACACTGTCACTAACCAGTTGAGG AATGGAGTAAGGGGATTGATGTTGGATATGTACGACTTCGAGAACGATATTTGGCTATGTCATTCATTTCAAGGGCAATGCTTCAACTTCACTGCATTT CAACCAGCAATAAAAACTTTGGAAGAAGTTGAATCATTCTTGACTGAAAATCCGATGGAGATTGTCACCATTGTAATTGAAGACTATGTGCGCACGCCAAATGCGTTGATTAATCTATTCAGAAATGCTGGTCTGGACAAATATTGGTTCCCTTTGTCTGATATGCCAAAAGGGGGCGAAGATTGGCCTACTATAACGCAGATGGTTCAAGAAAATCGCCGACTTCTTGTTTTCACTTCTGATGCTTCAAAGGAAGCTGAAGAAGGAATAGCTTATCAGTGGAGATACATGGTTGAAAATGAGT CTGGAGATCCTGGAGTTCAACGAGGTTCTTGTCCCCATAGAAAAGAATCAAAGCCGCTGAATTCAAGAAGTGCATCACTTTTCTTGCAGAATTACTTTCCAACATATCCGGTCGAAGCTGACTCATGCAGAGAGAATTCAGGTCCGCTTGCAGATATGGTGAATACATGTTACAAAAATGCAGGGAATATGCTGCCTAACTTCATAGCAGTTAATTTTTACATG AGGAGTAATGGTGGTGGTGTTTTTGACATTGTGGATAGAATTAATGGCCATACATTGTGTGGGTGCAGCACAATCACTACTTGCCAG GAGGGAGCACCTTTTGGATCTTGCAAGAACATTTCGGTACCAAGTTTAAGTCCGATGACCAACACTGCTGGAAGCTTTACTGGTTCTGTTCAGTTTTCAAGAAGATCAACATCACCACTCCATTCTCCGAATTGCTcacttttccttttgttttacTTCCTGCTTACTGCAGTTTTGTTGCAATTTCCATGA